From Burkholderia pseudomultivorans, the proteins below share one genomic window:
- the argG gene encoding argininosuccinate synthase: MSTILESLPTGQKVGIAFSGGLDTSAALHWMKLKGAVPYAYTANLGQPDEDDYDAIPKRALEYGAAGARLIDCRAQLVAEGIAALQSGAFHITTAGVTYFNTTPIGRAVTGTMLVAAMKEDGVNIWGDGSTYKGNDIERFYRYGLLVNPDLKIYKPWLDQTFIDELGGRAEMSEFMNQAGFAYKMSAEKAYSTDSNLLGATHEAKDLESLESGIKIVNPIMGVAFWRDDVKIAAEEVTVRFEAGQPVALNGVEFKDPVELLLEANRIGGRHGLGMSDQIENRIIEAKSRGIYEAPGLALLYIAYERLVTGIHNEDTIEQYRENGRRLGRLLYQGRWFDPQAIMLRETAQRWVARAITGEVKIELRRGNDYSILSTKSPNLTYQPERLSMEKVASTFSPRDRIGQLTMRNLDITDTRDKLRVYTQVGLLTPGEASALPQIKGDSGE; encoded by the coding sequence ATGAGCACGATTCTCGAAAGCCTCCCGACCGGCCAGAAGGTCGGTATCGCCTTCTCCGGCGGCCTGGACACCAGCGCCGCGCTGCACTGGATGAAACTGAAGGGCGCCGTCCCGTACGCATACACGGCGAACCTCGGCCAGCCCGACGAAGACGATTACGACGCGATCCCGAAACGTGCGCTCGAATACGGCGCAGCCGGCGCGCGCCTGATCGACTGCCGCGCGCAGCTGGTGGCCGAAGGCATCGCGGCGCTGCAAAGCGGCGCGTTCCACATCACGACGGCCGGCGTCACGTACTTCAACACGACGCCGATCGGCCGCGCCGTGACGGGCACGATGCTCGTCGCCGCGATGAAGGAAGACGGCGTCAACATCTGGGGCGACGGCAGCACCTACAAGGGCAACGACATCGAGCGCTTCTACCGCTACGGCCTGCTCGTCAATCCGGACCTGAAGATCTACAAGCCGTGGCTCGACCAGACGTTCATCGACGAGCTCGGCGGCCGCGCGGAAATGTCCGAGTTCATGAACCAGGCCGGCTTCGCGTACAAGATGTCGGCCGAGAAAGCCTACTCGACCGACTCGAACCTGCTCGGCGCGACGCACGAGGCGAAGGACCTGGAAAGCCTCGAAAGCGGCATCAAGATCGTGAACCCGATCATGGGCGTCGCGTTCTGGCGCGACGACGTGAAGATCGCCGCGGAAGAAGTGACGGTGCGCTTCGAAGCCGGCCAGCCGGTCGCACTGAACGGCGTCGAGTTCAAGGACCCGGTCGAGCTGCTGCTCGAGGCGAACCGCATCGGCGGCCGTCACGGCCTCGGCATGAGCGACCAGATCGAGAACCGCATCATCGAGGCGAAGAGCCGCGGCATCTATGAAGCCCCGGGCCTCGCGCTGCTGTACATCGCCTACGAGCGTCTCGTCACCGGCATCCACAACGAGGACACGATCGAGCAGTACCGCGAGAACGGCCGCCGCCTCGGCCGCCTGCTGTACCAGGGCCGCTGGTTCGACCCGCAGGCGATCATGCTGCGCGAAACGGCGCAACGCTGGGTCGCGCGCGCGATCACCGGCGAAGTGAAGATCGAACTGCGCCGCGGCAACGACTACTCGATCCTCAGCACCAAGTCGCCGAACCTCACGTATCAGCCGGAACGCCTGTCGATGGAGAAGGTCGCTTCGACGTTCTCGCCGCGCGACCGGATCGGCCAGCTGACGATGCGCAACCTCGACATCACCGATACGCGCGACAAGCTGCGCGTCTATACGCAAGTCGGGCTGCTGACGCCGGGCGAAGCATCGGCGCTGCCGCAAATCAAGGGCGACAGCGGCGAGTAA
- a CDS encoding LysR family transcriptional regulator: MDNPIRAMRIFARIVEMNSFTRAALSLGISRATATRTVQELETALGMPLLVRTTRALRTTPEGDAYYRRCLRITADVDELEASIRRAARHPSGPLRVDLPGPVASAIVLPALGAFHARHPDLMLMLGVSARAADMVGDAVDCSVRLGELPDSSFVARPLGALERVTCASPAYLDRCGTPRTLDELGTHRAVGRTSGSGPRAAECDFVVDGAVRKLRLDSIVGVDDEHAYLACGAHGLGLIQPPRAVAQPLIDAGQLREVLPQWRPSAVSVSAVYVKRPHVSPGVRAFVDWIAERFDAAAREQAGFVTGLAARWLAPGRGDTPVAEVSAAVA, from the coding sequence GTGGACAATCCGATTCGCGCGATGCGCATCTTTGCGCGCATCGTCGAGATGAACAGCTTTACGCGCGCGGCGCTGTCGCTCGGCATTTCGCGCGCGACCGCGACGCGCACCGTGCAGGAGCTGGAAACGGCGCTCGGCATGCCGCTGCTGGTGCGCACGACGCGCGCGCTGCGTACGACGCCCGAAGGCGACGCGTACTACCGGCGCTGCCTGCGGATCACGGCGGACGTCGACGAGCTCGAGGCGAGCATCCGCCGCGCCGCGCGGCATCCGAGCGGGCCGCTGCGCGTCGACCTGCCGGGCCCGGTGGCGAGTGCGATCGTGCTGCCGGCGCTCGGCGCGTTTCATGCGCGGCATCCCGACCTCATGCTGATGCTGGGCGTGTCCGCGCGCGCGGCCGATATGGTCGGCGACGCGGTCGATTGCAGCGTCCGCCTCGGCGAGCTGCCCGATTCGTCGTTCGTCGCGCGCCCGCTCGGCGCGCTCGAACGCGTGACCTGCGCGAGTCCCGCGTATCTCGATCGGTGCGGCACGCCGCGCACGCTCGACGAGCTCGGCACGCATCGCGCGGTGGGCCGGACGTCGGGGTCCGGGCCGCGCGCGGCCGAATGCGATTTCGTGGTCGACGGCGCGGTGCGCAAGCTCAGGCTCGACAGCATCGTCGGCGTCGACGACGAGCACGCGTACCTGGCATGCGGCGCGCACGGGCTCGGGCTGATCCAGCCGCCGCGGGCGGTCGCGCAGCCGCTGATCGATGCGGGGCAGCTGCGGGAAGTGTTGCCGCAGTGGCGGCCGTCGGCGGTGTCCGTGTCGGCCGTCTATGTGAAGCGTCCGCATGTGTCGCCCGGCGTGCGTGCATTCGTCGACTGGATCGCCGAGCGGTTCGACGCGGCCGCGCGGGAGCAGGCGGGGTTCGTGACCGGGCTGGCGGCGAGGTGGCTCGCGCCGGGGCGCGGTGATACGCCGGTTGCGGAAGTGTCGGCGGCGGTCGCCTGA
- a CDS encoding AraC family transcriptional regulator: protein MQNLPRGAVADPAVSLADAPAPRPLMLFGGSVVEPEWRLERHSHRHAQLLYTLSGVIYCEIDGGVWSAPPQCTVWIPGDVPHAARGSAGAKFYAVLVEPDAALALPTRCCTLGVSPLLRELLLKAASFPNLYDVDGPQGRLMATLLDELVAAPVEDLYLPMPVDRRLRKLIDHLLDEPADKSPLAELARRAGISERSLTRLAAKELGMSLGDWRRRLHVALSLQMLTTGRRVHQVAIDLGYESASSFVTMFRKATGKSPTQYLSDRQR, encoded by the coding sequence ATGCAAAACCTTCCCCGCGGCGCCGTCGCCGATCCGGCGGTGAGCCTCGCCGATGCTCCGGCGCCGCGTCCGCTCATGCTGTTCGGCGGCTCGGTCGTCGAGCCCGAATGGCGGCTGGAGCGGCACAGTCATCGGCACGCGCAGCTGCTCTACACGCTGAGCGGCGTCATCTATTGCGAGATCGACGGCGGCGTATGGAGTGCGCCGCCGCAATGCACGGTGTGGATTCCGGGCGACGTCCCGCATGCGGCGCGCGGCTCGGCCGGCGCGAAGTTTTACGCGGTGCTGGTCGAGCCGGACGCCGCGCTCGCGCTGCCGACGCGCTGCTGCACGCTCGGCGTGTCGCCGCTGCTGCGCGAACTGCTGCTGAAGGCGGCGAGCTTTCCGAACCTGTACGACGTCGACGGGCCGCAGGGCCGCCTGATGGCGACGCTGCTCGACGAGCTGGTCGCGGCGCCGGTCGAGGATCTGTACCTGCCGATGCCGGTCGATCGCCGGCTGCGCAAGCTGATCGATCATCTGCTCGACGAGCCGGCCGACAAGTCGCCGCTCGCCGAACTCGCGCGGCGCGCCGGCATCAGCGAGCGCAGCCTCACGCGGCTCGCCGCGAAGGAACTCGGCATGAGCCTCGGCGACTGGCGCCGGCGGCTGCATGTCGCGCTGTCGCTGCAGATGCTGACGACCGGCCGTCGCGTGCACCAGGTCGCGATCGATCTCGGCTACGAAAGCGCGAGCAGCTTCGTGACGATGTTCCGCAAGGCGACGGGCAAGTCGCCGACCCAGTACCTGAGCGACCGGCAGCGCTGA
- a CDS encoding LysE family translocator, with protein sequence MFDLTTLTTFTAVVLGLFLIPGPAVLLVLSRTVQGGRRTGILTGLGVASGDFVHTLFAAVGLSALLMTSALAFNVVKWVGAAYLTYLGVRALLDRPSDPSLPTVSPVTPLKAYLQAIPAEVLNPKTALFFLAFMPQFVHPERGSTFVQFAVLGLIFVVLSSLYTTLIACAIRPLGRVVKRLTWLTRWQGKIIGSIFIALGLRVAVQQR encoded by the coding sequence ATGTTCGACCTGACCACGCTGACCACCTTCACCGCCGTCGTTCTCGGTCTGTTCCTGATTCCCGGTCCTGCGGTCCTGCTCGTGCTGAGCCGCACCGTGCAGGGTGGCCGCCGCACCGGCATCCTGACCGGCCTCGGCGTCGCGAGCGGCGACTTCGTCCATACGCTGTTCGCCGCGGTCGGGCTGTCCGCGCTGCTGATGACGTCCGCGCTCGCGTTCAACGTCGTGAAGTGGGTCGGCGCCGCGTACCTGACCTATCTCGGCGTGCGCGCGCTGCTCGACAGGCCGTCCGATCCGTCGCTGCCGACGGTGTCGCCCGTCACGCCGCTGAAGGCGTATCTGCAGGCGATTCCGGCCGAAGTGCTGAATCCGAAGACCGCGCTGTTCTTCCTCGCGTTCATGCCGCAGTTCGTGCATCCGGAGCGCGGCTCGACCTTCGTGCAGTTCGCGGTACTCGGGCTGATCTTCGTCGTGCTCAGCTCGCTCTACACGACGCTGATCGCCTGCGCGATCCGCCCGCTCGGCCGCGTCGTGAAGCGGCTGACGTGGCTCACGCGCTGGCAGGGCAAGATCATCGGCTCGATCTTCATCGCGCTCGGGCTGCGCGTCGCGGTGCAGCAGCGGTGA
- a CDS encoding class I SAM-dependent methyltransferase, whose product MTGGGAVAPADETLYTDPRLVAVYDLFNAGDHDFAFHASRIGAAPQRILDVGCGTGTFARRLAAAGHDVVAIDPAPAMIEHARRQPGAEAVRWLACDLCGLPPGAPFDAVVMTGHAFQCLLTDDDIDATLHGVRRILAPGGRFLFETRNPRVEPWRAWTPQQSARRVDSPESGIVELHHAGCEIDGAIVSFDTHYRFHRDGTQLKSASRLRFIAQRDLHARVLGAGFSGVEWCGDWHGAPFDEATSAEIIATCRA is encoded by the coding sequence GTGACGGGCGGCGGCGCGGTCGCGCCCGCCGACGAGACGCTGTACACCGACCCGCGCCTCGTCGCGGTCTACGACCTGTTCAATGCGGGCGACCACGACTTCGCGTTCCATGCGTCGCGCATCGGCGCCGCACCGCAGCGCATCCTCGACGTCGGTTGCGGGACCGGCACGTTTGCACGCCGGCTCGCGGCGGCCGGGCATGACGTCGTCGCGATCGATCCGGCGCCGGCGATGATCGAGCACGCGCGTCGCCAGCCCGGCGCGGAGGCGGTGCGCTGGCTCGCGTGCGATCTGTGCGGCCTGCCGCCCGGCGCGCCGTTCGACGCGGTCGTGATGACCGGGCATGCGTTCCAGTGCCTGCTGACCGACGACGACATCGACGCGACGCTGCACGGCGTGCGCCGCATCCTCGCACCCGGCGGCCGCTTCCTGTTCGAGACGCGCAACCCGCGTGTCGAACCGTGGCGCGCATGGACGCCGCAGCAGTCGGCGCGCCGCGTGGATTCGCCCGAAAGCGGAATCGTCGAGCTTCATCACGCCGGCTGCGAAATCGACGGCGCGATCGTGTCGTTCGACACGCACTACCGGTTCCATCGTGACGGCACGCAGCTGAAAAGCGCGAGCCGGCTGCGCTTCATCGCGCAGCGCGACCTGCATGCGCGCGTGCTCGGCGCCGGCTTCTCCGGCGTCGAGTGGTGCGGCGACTGGCATGGCGCGCCGTTCGACGAAGCGACCAGTGCGGAGATCATCGCGACCTGCCGCGCGTGA
- a CDS encoding DUF2848 domain-containing protein: protein MKTITFAIEDRDGTTERAIAIDTLVIAGWTGRDTAAMEKHIRELEALGVRRPATTPVFYRVAADRLDPAPAIQVSGGQSSGEAEFVLVRDGGETFVGIASDHTDREVETYGITVSKQMCGKPCANTLWRLDDVAAHWDRLVLRAYATIDGERVLYQQGSVAAMRAPDDLLAQFAHHGGRFVDGTAMLGGTLAAIGGIRPAERFEIELEDPVLGRTIRHAYAVETMPVAG from the coding sequence ATGAAAACCATCACATTCGCGATCGAGGATCGCGACGGCACGACCGAGCGCGCGATCGCGATCGACACGCTCGTGATCGCCGGCTGGACGGGGCGCGACACGGCGGCCATGGAGAAGCACATTCGCGAGCTGGAAGCGCTCGGCGTCAGGCGTCCGGCGACCACGCCGGTGTTCTATCGCGTCGCGGCCGACCGCCTCGATCCGGCGCCGGCGATCCAGGTGTCGGGCGGGCAGAGCAGCGGCGAAGCGGAATTCGTGCTGGTGCGCGACGGCGGCGAGACCTTCGTCGGGATCGCGTCCGATCACACCGATCGCGAGGTCGAGACGTACGGGATCACCGTGTCGAAGCAGATGTGCGGCAAGCCGTGCGCGAACACGCTGTGGCGCCTCGACGACGTCGCGGCGCACTGGGACCGGCTGGTGCTGCGTGCGTACGCGACGATCGACGGCGAGCGCGTGCTGTATCAGCAGGGCAGCGTCGCCGCGATGCGCGCGCCGGACGATCTGCTTGCGCAGTTCGCGCACCACGGCGGCCGCTTCGTCGACGGCACCGCGATGCTGGGCGGCACGCTCGCGGCGATCGGCGGCATCCGGCCGGCCGAGCGCTTCGAGATCGAACTGGAGGATCCGGTGCTCGGGCGCACGATCCGCCATGCGTATGCGGTGGAGACGATGCCGGTCGCGGGGTGA
- a CDS encoding 4-hydroxyphenylacetate 3-hydroxylase family protein, producing the protein MIKNGSQHIASLRDGRQVYLNGQPVGDVTAHAAFRNSIRSYANLYDYQARDENVEKMTFASPDTGRRVSRIWQLPTSYDELVERRAALEAWSELHYGFMGRSPDHVASCLAGMVMGADVFEQYDPARAGALRDYYRYARDNDLFLTYVIVNPQANQSKAAHEQEDKYLAVGIVDQDAEGITVRGAKMLATSGIMANEVFCSCIQPLRAGDEMYALSFAVPMNAKGMKILSRKSYEENAPSVFDNPLSSRFDENDAVLYFDDVKVPWERVFVAGGTAMCAKQFHATPAHVYQNYQCQVRLMTKLRFLVGLGLKISEVNGTNAFPQVRETLGQLAAEASMVEAWVYGMEAKGAVVNGYYVPDRNMLYGSQVVTQQLYSKVLNTLRELAGGGMIMLPSSVRDFENPDLLRIIEKTQKSPVCSSEERVKFFKLAWDAVGSEFASRHNQYELFYAGASFVTKGHAYRTYDWQRASHLVDSMLGSYSLAQELSTPRAA; encoded by the coding sequence ATGATCAAGAACGGGTCTCAGCACATCGCGTCGCTGCGCGACGGGCGACAGGTCTATCTGAACGGCCAGCCGGTCGGCGACGTCACGGCGCACGCGGCCTTCCGCAATTCGATCCGCAGCTACGCGAACCTGTACGACTACCAGGCGCGCGACGAAAACGTCGAGAAGATGACGTTCGCGTCGCCCGACACGGGCCGTCGCGTCAGCAGGATCTGGCAGCTGCCGACCTCCTACGACGAACTCGTCGAGCGTCGCGCGGCGCTCGAAGCGTGGTCGGAGCTGCATTACGGCTTCATGGGCCGCTCGCCCGACCACGTCGCGTCGTGCCTCGCGGGGATGGTGATGGGCGCCGACGTGTTCGAGCAATACGATCCGGCCCGCGCCGGCGCGCTGCGCGACTACTACCGCTACGCACGCGACAACGATCTGTTCCTGACCTACGTGATCGTCAATCCGCAGGCCAACCAGTCGAAGGCCGCGCACGAGCAGGAAGACAAGTACCTCGCGGTCGGCATCGTCGACCAGGATGCCGAGGGCATCACGGTGCGCGGCGCGAAGATGCTCGCGACGAGCGGCATCATGGCCAACGAGGTGTTCTGCAGCTGCATCCAGCCGCTGCGCGCCGGCGACGAGATGTATGCGCTGTCGTTCGCGGTGCCGATGAACGCGAAGGGCATGAAGATCCTGTCGCGCAAGTCGTACGAGGAGAACGCGCCGTCGGTGTTCGACAACCCGCTGTCGAGCCGCTTCGACGAAAACGACGCGGTGCTGTACTTCGACGACGTGAAGGTGCCGTGGGAACGCGTGTTCGTCGCGGGCGGCACCGCGATGTGCGCCAAGCAGTTCCATGCGACGCCCGCGCACGTCTACCAGAACTACCAGTGCCAGGTGCGGCTGATGACCAAGCTGCGTTTCCTGGTCGGCCTCGGCCTGAAGATTTCCGAAGTGAACGGCACCAACGCGTTCCCGCAGGTGCGCGAGACGCTGGGCCAGCTCGCGGCCGAGGCGTCGATGGTCGAGGCGTGGGTGTACGGGATGGAGGCGAAGGGCGCCGTCGTCAACGGCTACTACGTGCCCGATCGCAACATGCTGTACGGCTCGCAGGTCGTCACGCAGCAGCTCTACTCGAAGGTGCTCAACACGCTGCGCGAACTGGCCGGCGGCGGAATGATCATGCTGCCGTCCAGCGTGCGCGACTTCGAGAACCCCGACCTGCTGCGCATCATCGAGAAGACGCAGAAGTCGCCGGTGTGTTCGTCCGAGGAGCGCGTGAAGTTCTTCAAGCTCGCATGGGACGCGGTCGGCTCCGAGTTCGCGTCGCGTCACAACCAGTACGAGCTGTTCTATGCGGGCGCATCGTTCGTGACGAAGGGCCATGCCTACCGCACGTACGACTGGCAGCGCGCGTCGCATCTCGTCGATTCGATGCTCGGCAGCTATTCGCTGGCCCAGGAACTGTCGACGCCGCGCGCCGCGTGA
- a CDS encoding flavin reductase family protein, which produces MSENQAGHGASADEQRRFRAALSMFATGVAVITAPRKQGAPIGITVASFNSVSLDPPLILFSVDRRSLSLDGLLEADRYAVNVLDETQQHLSNCFAKANGDKWGWRAGEPDADLVLLPDALATFECAPYAHYDGGDHVIFVGRVTRHRARAEGRPLIFFGGRYRTLDGVHAPSA; this is translated from the coding sequence ATGAGCGAGAACCAGGCCGGCCACGGCGCGAGCGCGGACGAACAACGGCGCTTTCGCGCCGCGCTGTCGATGTTCGCGACGGGCGTGGCGGTGATTACGGCGCCGCGCAAGCAGGGAGCGCCGATCGGCATCACGGTCGCGTCGTTCAATTCGGTGTCGCTGGATCCGCCGCTGATCCTGTTTTCGGTCGACCGTCGCAGCCTGAGCCTCGACGGGCTGCTCGAAGCGGATCGCTACGCGGTCAACGTGCTCGACGAGACGCAGCAGCATCTGTCGAACTGCTTCGCGAAGGCGAACGGCGACAAGTGGGGCTGGCGCGCCGGCGAGCCGGACGCCGACTTAGTGCTGCTGCCCGATGCGCTCGCGACGTTCGAATGCGCGCCGTACGCGCACTACGACGGCGGCGATCACGTGATCTTCGTCGGCCGCGTGACGCGGCACCGGGCGCGCGCGGAAGGGCGCCCGCTGATTTTCTTCGGCGGCCGCTACCGCACGCTCGACGGCGTGCATGCGCCGTCGGCCTGA
- a CDS encoding IscS subfamily cysteine desulfurase: MSTQPTSRPIYMDYSATTPVDPRVVEKMVPFLHVQFGNPASRSHSYGWEAEQAVEEARAHVAALLGADPREIVWTSGATEGNNLAIKGAAHFYQGRGKHIVTVKTEHKAVLDTCRELERQGFELTYLDVQQNGLLDLDALQQALRADTILVSVMLANNETGVIQPVAEIGAICRARGIVFHCDAVQAAGKIPVDVNALNVDLLTVTAHKVYGPKGIGALYVRRKPRVRIEAQMHGGGHERGMRSGTLPTHQIVGMGEAFRLAKEEMETESRRVGALRDRLLAGLSTLDEVYVNGDLTQRIPHNLNVSFNFVEGESLIMGIKGVAVSSGSACTSASLEPSYVLRALGRSDELAHSSIRFTLGRFTTEAEVDDVIAQVRDTVGKLRALSPLWDMHLEGVDLSTIEWAAH, from the coding sequence ATGTCAACCCAGCCGACATCCCGTCCGATCTACATGGACTACAGCGCGACGACGCCCGTCGATCCGCGCGTGGTCGAGAAAATGGTGCCGTTCCTGCACGTGCAGTTCGGCAACCCCGCATCGCGCAGCCACAGCTATGGCTGGGAGGCCGAGCAAGCGGTGGAGGAAGCGCGCGCGCACGTCGCCGCGCTGCTCGGCGCCGATCCGCGCGAGATCGTGTGGACGTCGGGCGCGACCGAAGGCAACAACCTCGCGATCAAGGGCGCCGCGCACTTCTATCAAGGCAGGGGCAAGCACATCGTCACGGTAAAGACCGAGCACAAGGCCGTGCTCGATACCTGCCGCGAACTCGAACGCCAGGGCTTCGAGCTCACGTATCTGGACGTGCAGCAAAACGGCCTGCTCGACCTCGATGCGCTGCAGCAGGCATTGCGCGCCGACACGATCCTCGTGTCGGTGATGCTCGCGAACAACGAGACGGGCGTGATCCAGCCGGTCGCGGAGATCGGCGCGATCTGCCGTGCGCGCGGCATCGTGTTTCATTGCGACGCGGTGCAGGCGGCCGGCAAGATTCCGGTCGACGTGAACGCGCTGAACGTCGATCTGCTGACCGTGACCGCGCACAAGGTCTACGGCCCGAAGGGCATCGGCGCGCTGTACGTGCGCCGCAAGCCGCGCGTGCGCATCGAGGCGCAGATGCATGGCGGCGGCCACGAGCGCGGAATGCGTTCGGGCACGCTGCCGACGCACCAGATCGTCGGCATGGGCGAGGCGTTCAGGCTGGCGAAGGAAGAGATGGAAACGGAGAGCCGCCGCGTCGGCGCGCTGCGCGACCGGCTGCTGGCCGGGCTGTCGACGCTCGACGAGGTCTATGTGAACGGCGACCTCACGCAGCGGATTCCGCACAACCTCAACGTCAGCTTCAACTTCGTCGAGGGCGAATCGCTGATCATGGGGATCAAGGGCGTCGCGGTGTCGTCAGGCTCCGCCTGCACGTCGGCGTCGCTGGAGCCGTCCTACGTGCTGCGCGCGCTCGGCCGCAGCGACGAGCTCGCGCACAGCTCGATCCGCTTCACGCTCGGCCGCTTCACGACCGAGGCCGAAGTCGACGACGTGATCGCGCAGGTGCGCGACACGGTCGGCAAGCTGCGCGCGCTGAGCCCGCTGTGGGACATGCATCTCGAAGGGGTCGACCTGAGCACGATCGAGTGGGCCGCGCACTGA
- a CDS encoding MarR family winged helix-turn-helix transcriptional regulator, with product MAKQQEESVLTITNPACLIDGTDTEFRHLINGLLPFAARLLSVRDGFGSLVGLTGIQYSLLVSVAHLSHDDVVTVNRLADHLHLSGAFVTIETGKLKKLGLIDKRADPDDKRKMRLTVTSAGTRLLKALAETQQRINNVLFEGVTRTEFKVLCAVIDRLVTNGDRATLDLAHLIARQEKG from the coding sequence ATGGCCAAGCAGCAAGAGGAGTCCGTTCTGACGATTACCAACCCGGCGTGCCTGATCGACGGCACGGACACGGAATTCCGGCACCTGATCAATGGTTTGCTGCCGTTTGCCGCGCGCCTGCTGTCGGTGCGCGACGGCTTCGGCTCGCTGGTCGGCCTGACCGGCATCCAGTATTCGCTGCTCGTCTCGGTCGCGCATCTGTCGCACGACGATGTCGTGACCGTCAACCGCCTCGCCGATCACCTGCACCTGAGCGGCGCGTTCGTCACGATCGAGACCGGCAAGCTGAAGAAGCTCGGCCTGATCGACAAGCGCGCCGATCCCGACGACAAGCGCAAGATGCGGCTCACGGTCACCTCGGCCGGCACCAGGCTGCTGAAGGCGCTTGCGGAAACGCAGCAGCGCATCAACAACGTGCTGTTCGAAGGCGTGACCAGGACGGAATTCAAGGTGCTCTGCGCGGTGATCGATCGCCTCGTCACCAACGGCGATCGCGCGACGCTCGATCTCGCCCACCTGATCGCCCGCCAGGAAAAAGGCTGA
- a CDS encoding nuclear transport factor 2 family protein: MPFPLPAESVRALLECYLRAKDLNRPALIADCFAADAELSFSLARDDIDFPARVAGAPAIAHTLVGDFGERFERCRTYYVCMEPSVDEAGVSAMPWLVAMRQKDSGALRIGHGAYRWRFASDANGIGRIAALHIHIARMDTIDDPNGAKLAALHAAFGYPWLPPQALARGFAALAAAHPDWTFVAPFRQIAAATDA; encoded by the coding sequence ATGCCCTTCCCGCTTCCCGCCGAGTCGGTGCGCGCGCTGCTCGAATGCTATCTGCGCGCGAAAGACCTGAACCGTCCCGCGCTGATCGCCGACTGCTTCGCGGCCGACGCCGAACTGAGCTTTTCGCTCGCGCGCGACGACATCGATTTTCCCGCGCGCGTCGCCGGCGCGCCGGCCATTGCGCACACGCTGGTCGGCGATTTCGGCGAACGCTTCGAGCGCTGCCGGACCTACTATGTGTGCATGGAGCCGTCGGTGGACGAAGCAGGCGTCAGCGCGATGCCGTGGCTCGTCGCGATGCGCCAGAAGGACAGCGGCGCATTGCGGATCGGGCACGGCGCGTATCGCTGGCGCTTCGCATCGGATGCGAACGGTATCGGGCGAATTGCCGCGCTGCACATCCATATCGCGCGCATGGATACGATCGACGATCCGAACGGTGCAAAGCTCGCTGCGCTGCATGCGGCGTTCGGCTATCCGTGGCTGCCGCCGCAGGCGCTCGCGCGCGGGTTCGCGGCGCTGGCCGCCGCGCACCCCGACTGGACGTTCGTCGCGCCGTTTCGACAGATTGCCGCCGCGACCGACGCCTGA